A window from Populus trichocarpa isolate Nisqually-1 chromosome 3, P.trichocarpa_v4.1, whole genome shotgun sequence encodes these proteins:
- the LOC18111193 gene encoding zinc finger transcription factor YY1 isoform X1, whose amino-acid sequence MEAHHHHQFTHNIFERRPIIKSKTPAVKWFKEWVPQDVVATGGKCSLFKWVAENQLNVLKEKAKEPPAPEPEPEPTTEVLFLCSFEGCGKTFIDAGALRKHSHIHGERQYVCHYEGCGKKFLDSSKLKRHFLIHTGERDFVCPHEGCGKAFSLDFNLRSHMKTHSQENYHICPYSECGKRYAHEYKLKNHIASHHEKNPTPDVVRYATPPERILKNPKPPSGVYGSASSDRPYICPYEGCEKDYIHEYKLKLHLRREHPDHMADENAENANSNADNEMDEASDQDAYGGKRVNGKSQKHSRPKPNLKTPPVKIRQRKGSSSSPATLNVVKKPWPVKDDTYEEDSEETEEEDHDNAEDGWRYGGNEDDDEETEDED is encoded by the exons atgGAGGCTCATCACCATCATCAGTTCACTCACAATATATTCGAGAGACGCCCCATTATCAAATCAAAGACTCCTGCTGTTAAATGGTTCAAAGAATG GGTGCCTCAAGATGTGGTGGCAACAGGTGGAAAGTGTTCTCTTTTCAAATGGGTTGCAG AGAATCAATTGAATGTCttgaaagaaaaggcaaaagagcCCCCGGCACCGGAGCCAGAACCAGAGCCTACTACTGAAGTTCTTTTCCTTTGCAGTTTTGAAGGGTGTGGAAAGACCTTTATCGATGCAGGTGCTTTGAGGAAGCATTCTCATATCCATGGAGAGAGACAATATGTTTGTCACTATGAGGGATGTGGAAAG AAATTTTTAGATAGTTCCAAGTTGAAAAGACACTTCTTAATTCATACTGGTGAAAGAGATTTTGTATGTCCTCATGAAGGCTGTGGTAAG GCATTCTCCTTGGACTTCAACTTGAGATCTCACATGAAAACACATTCACAAGAAAACTATCATATCTGTCCATACTCAGAATGTGGAAAGAGATATGCTCATGAATACAAGCTGAAGAACCACATCGCATCTCATCATGAAAAG AATCCGACACCGGATGTGGTGAGATATGCTACACCTCCAGAGAGGATACTGAAAAATCCCAAGCCTCCTTCTGGGGTTTATGGCTCTGCTTCATCAGATAGACCATACATTTGCCCTTACGAAGGGTGTGAAAAGGACTACATCCATGAATACAAGCTCAAACTTCATCTGAGAAGAGAGCATCCTGACCACATGGCAGATGAGAATGCTGAGAATGCAAATTCTAATGCTGATAATGAGATGGATGAAGCCAGTGATCAAGATGCTTATGGTGGAAAGCGTGTGAATGGGAAAAGTCAGAAACACAGCAGGCCCAAGCCAAACTTGAAGACGCCTCCTGTAAAAATCAGACAACGGAAAGGTTCAAGTTCATCCCCTGCCACATTAAATGTAGTGAAAAAACCTTGGCCAGTTAAGGATGACACTTACGAAGAAGACAGTGAAGAAACCGAGGAAGAGGATCACGACAATGCAGAGGATGGATGGAGATATGGAGGGAACGAGGACGATGACGAAGAGACAGAGGATGAAGACTAG
- the LOC18111193 gene encoding zinc finger transcription factor YY1 isoform X2, whose product MEAHHHHQFTHNIFERRPIIKSKTPAVKWFKEWVPQDVVATGGKCSLFKWVAENQLNVLKEKAKEPPAPEPEPEPTTEVLFLCSFEGCGKTFIDAGALRKHSHIHGERQYVCHYEGCGKAFSLDFNLRSHMKTHSQENYHICPYSECGKRYAHEYKLKNHIASHHEKNPTPDVVRYATPPERILKNPKPPSGVYGSASSDRPYICPYEGCEKDYIHEYKLKLHLRREHPDHMADENAENANSNADNEMDEASDQDAYGGKRVNGKSQKHSRPKPNLKTPPVKIRQRKGSSSSPATLNVVKKPWPVKDDTYEEDSEETEEEDHDNAEDGWRYGGNEDDDEETEDED is encoded by the exons atgGAGGCTCATCACCATCATCAGTTCACTCACAATATATTCGAGAGACGCCCCATTATCAAATCAAAGACTCCTGCTGTTAAATGGTTCAAAGAATG GGTGCCTCAAGATGTGGTGGCAACAGGTGGAAAGTGTTCTCTTTTCAAATGGGTTGCAG AGAATCAATTGAATGTCttgaaagaaaaggcaaaagagcCCCCGGCACCGGAGCCAGAACCAGAGCCTACTACTGAAGTTCTTTTCCTTTGCAGTTTTGAAGGGTGTGGAAAGACCTTTATCGATGCAGGTGCTTTGAGGAAGCATTCTCATATCCATGGAGAGAGACAATATGTTTGTCACTATGAGGGATGTGGAAAG GCATTCTCCTTGGACTTCAACTTGAGATCTCACATGAAAACACATTCACAAGAAAACTATCATATCTGTCCATACTCAGAATGTGGAAAGAGATATGCTCATGAATACAAGCTGAAGAACCACATCGCATCTCATCATGAAAAG AATCCGACACCGGATGTGGTGAGATATGCTACACCTCCAGAGAGGATACTGAAAAATCCCAAGCCTCCTTCTGGGGTTTATGGCTCTGCTTCATCAGATAGACCATACATTTGCCCTTACGAAGGGTGTGAAAAGGACTACATCCATGAATACAAGCTCAAACTTCATCTGAGAAGAGAGCATCCTGACCACATGGCAGATGAGAATGCTGAGAATGCAAATTCTAATGCTGATAATGAGATGGATGAAGCCAGTGATCAAGATGCTTATGGTGGAAAGCGTGTGAATGGGAAAAGTCAGAAACACAGCAGGCCCAAGCCAAACTTGAAGACGCCTCCTGTAAAAATCAGACAACGGAAAGGTTCAAGTTCATCCCCTGCCACATTAAATGTAGTGAAAAAACCTTGGCCAGTTAAGGATGACACTTACGAAGAAGACAGTGAAGAAACCGAGGAAGAGGATCACGACAATGCAGAGGATGGATGGAGATATGGAGGGAACGAGGACGATGACGAAGAGACAGAGGATGAAGACTAG
- the LOC18111192 gene encoding serine/threonine-protein kinase-like protein At5g23170 has protein sequence MDVFDYQQLVKATGSFSPSRLLGKGSHGSIYKGILEENKLVAIKKSSSLGTDHVSADNSKKLENEISVLSSLRESPYVINFLGTSHYHHNSNCKEKNRVLVLEFMPNGSLHDLLHVDATPPPWPKRVEIAIQIARAVQFLHEGKPLVIHRDIKSANILFDINWKAKLADFGLSVLLADSSSHDHATQPAGTIGYLDPSYTTPSKLSTKIDVFSYGVVLLEIISCQKVIDVSRSPSSIVEWAVPLIEEQRLMEICDTRIALPTFMEGTIKHLLYVAARCVSCREENRPSITEIVKGMDKNCLVERVQMPSWTSLMRSVILTRRPRELAEQWQQAKCDDANCDISKGMKAYLWEILAYITTLE, from the coding sequence ATGGATGTGTTTGACTATCAACAACTTGTAAAGGCAACTGGGAGTTTCTCTCCTTCGAGACTTTTAGGCAAAGGAAGCCATGGATCAATCTACAAAGGCATACTTGAAGAAAATAAGCTTGTTGCAATCAAGAAATCGTCATCTCTTGGTACTGATCATGTCTCTGCTGACAACTCCAAGAAACTTGAGAACGAAATATCTGTGCTATCTTCCCTACGTGAAAGTCCATATGTCATCAACTTTCTTGGAACGAGTCATTATCATCACAACTCAAATTGCAAGGAGAAGAACagggttttggttttggagTTTATGCCTAATGGTTCTCTCCATGACTTGCTCCATGTTGATGCCACTCCACCACCATGGCCTAAACGTGTAGAAATCGCTATTCAAATTGCAAGGGCAGTCCAATTCCTTCATGAAGGCAAGCCTTTGGTTATTCATAGAGACATCAAATCTGCTAATATTTTGTTTGACATAAATTGGAAGGCTAAGTTGGCAGATTTCGGACTCTCAGTGTTGCTAGCAGACTCATCAAGTCATGATCATGCAACTCAACCGGCTGGCACTATTGGGTACTTGGACCCTTCTTACACCACTCCAAGCAAACTAAGCACTAAGATTGATGTCTTCAGCTATGGAGTTGTTTTGTTAGAGATCATTAGTTGTCAGAAAGTGATTGATGTCTCGAGGTCGCCATCTTCAATTGTTGAGTGGGCAGTGCCATTGATTGAAGAGCAAAGATTGATGGAGATATGCGACACAAGAATTGCACTGCCAACATTCATGGAGGGCACGATTAAGCACTTGTTATATGTGGCAGCACGTTGTGTGTCTTGCAGGGAAGAAAATCGTCCATCCATTACTGAAATTGTAAAGGGGATGGATAAGAATTGTTTGGTTGAAAGAGTACAAATGCCCAGTTGGACAAGTCTCATGAGGAGCGTGATACTAACGAGAAGGCCAAGAGAATTGGCTGAGCAATGGCAGCAGGCAAAATGTGATGATGCAAATTGTGACATTTCTAAAGGGATGAAGGCATATTTATGGGAGATATTGGCTTATATTACTACACtcgaataa